In the Nitrospira sp. genome, ATCTGTATCCGGGCGAGAAGGACAAACCGGAAGGAAAATTGCGGTTGATGTACGAAGGCAATCCGCTGGCCATGGTTGTCGAACAGGCCGGTGGAAAGGCGACGACGGGGATGATGCGGATTCTCGATGTCGAGCCCAAGGCGCTTCATCAGCGGGTGCCGCTCATCATCGGCAGCGCCGAAGACGTGGACCAGGCAGAAGCCTATATTCAGGGACGCGCGTAACGATTAATGTGACTGAGGTTTGTTGGGAGGTTGATCATGAGCAATCGGGTTCAGGAGATTGTGAGCTGGTATGAGAGTGACAATGCGGGCACGAAGACGAACATTGCCCGACTGCTGAACGCGGGAAAACTGGCGGGAACGGGCAAGTTGGTCATTCTGCCGGTCGATCAGGGATTCGAGCATGGCCCAGCGAGAAGTTTCGCGCCGAACCCCGGTGGCTACAATCCGCAGTACCATTTTCAACTGGCGATCGATGCCGGGTGCAACGCCTATGCGGCGCCGCTCGGATTCATTGAAGCCGGCGCCAGCCACTTCGCCGGGCAGATTCCGCTCATTCTCAAACTGAACAATCACGATGTGTTGCACGATGAGAAGGATCCTCTCCCGTCGGTCACGGGCAGCGTGCAGGATGCCTTGCGATTGGGCTGTTCCGCGGTGGGGTTCACGATTTATCCCGGCTCTTCTCATTGCAATCCGATGTACGAACAGTTGCGCGCGATCGCGGCGGAAGCCAAGAGTTGCGGCCTGGCCGTCGTGGTGTGGTCCTATCCGCGCGGGTCGGCGCTGAGCAAAGAGGGCGAGACGGCCTTGGATGTCGTGGCCTACGCCGCCCAGATTGCGGCCCAATTGGGGGCCCATATCATCAAGGTCAAATTACCCACGGCCCATTTGGAACAGGCTGCGGCCAAGAAGGTGTATGAGGCGGAAAAGATTCCTGCTGCGACGTTGGCCGAACGAGTGAGGCATATTGTGCAGAGTTCGTTCGATGGACGGCGGATCGTCATCTTCTCCGGCGGTGCCAAGAGTGACGAAAAAACGGTGTTCGATGAAGTGCGCGCGATTCGTGACGGCGGCGGATTCGGGTCGATCATCGGCCGGAACTCCTTCCAGCGGCCGAAGGCGGAAGCAGTAAAGTTCCTGAATACGATCATGGCATTGTACGCGGGCGAAAAACCATAATAGGACATCTGATCGGCACGATCGATTATGGAAGATTTTCGCTTCCCAACCGAGCCGCGTCCTGCGAGGCGCTCCTGGATCTTCCCCGCCATGTTGTTGGCGGCGGGGGTGCTAATCGGCGTCG is a window encoding:
- a CDS encoding class I fructose-bisphosphate aldolase, whose protein sequence is MSNRVQEIVSWYESDNAGTKTNIARLLNAGKLAGTGKLVILPVDQGFEHGPARSFAPNPGGYNPQYHFQLAIDAGCNAYAAPLGFIEAGASHFAGQIPLILKLNNHDVLHDEKDPLPSVTGSVQDALRLGCSAVGFTIYPGSSHCNPMYEQLRAIAAEAKSCGLAVVVWSYPRGSALSKEGETALDVVAYAAQIAAQLGAHIIKVKLPTAHLEQAAAKKVYEAEKIPAATLAERVRHIVQSSFDGRRIVIFSGGAKSDEKTVFDEVRAIRDGGGFGSIIGRNSFQRPKAEAVKFLNTIMALYAGEKP